The Synergistaceae bacterium region AGAAAGGCGGGCAAGCTCCTGGAAGATCTCAAGCGGCAACCCCCTACCCCAGACCTGATATGCTATTGTTGAGTCCTGATATCGCTCACATACGACGTCAAGCCCCTTATCCAATGAAGGCTGTATGACGTTTGCAACATGTTCGGCGCGGTCAAGCATGAATAGATATGCCTCACTCCAGGGGTGCTTCAGCCGTCCGCTTATGACGATATCCCGAAGCACCGCCACACCTTCCCACCCGCCGGGTTCACGTGTGAGAACGGCATGTCTATCTTGTTTTTTATTGAGCCAGTCTGTGAACATTCTTGCCTGTGTCGACTTGCCCGAACCATCAAGCCCCTCAAAGGTAATAAACATGATACCACACCCCTACAACGGATAATCATAACACAAAACATCCCGCAGAAAGGAGATAAACACTCCTTTCTGCGGGACATATTTTCAATATGGCGGAGGCATGTGCGAATCGAACACACCGTGACCGGCGTCACGACCCCCGCCGGATTAAAATCCGGAAAAAGCGTAATGCAGGAATTAAGTAGTCGTCACTGAAAAACATGAATAACTCAGTCATAGACCGTCTTGAAAACATGATAAAATGGACCACGAATTAATATTGCTTTCCAAGAAAATATGTAGGATGGATATGTGGAGGGGAAATATATGGGCCGTTTTGCCGTTATCGACACTGAGACGACTTGGAGCGACGCCGTGATGTCGATCGGTACTGTCGTAGCCGATTCCGAAAACTTCAAGCCGATCGATAAGAAATACTATATACTCACGCCGTTCAAAAACCACGGCGGTATGTATTCATACGCTCTCTATGCGGACGGGATAAAGCCAGACCTCGAATGTTCAAGGGAAAAGGCGATGAACGAGTTGATTCGATTCCTCGCCTCTCATGATGCCACCACGATTTTTGCATACAACGCCGTCTTTGACCACAGGCACTTGCCGGAACTCCGCCATCTGAATTGGCACGACATAATGAAGCTGGCGGCGTACAGGCAGCACAATCCCAAAATTCCGAGTTGTGCCGAATGCTACGGTACGGGCAGATTGAAGCGCGGATATGGCGTTGAGAGTGTTTACAGGATGTTGAGCGGAGACTATGGATATTGCGAGATACATAACGCTCTGACCGACGCGATTGATGAGTTGGAGATAATGCGGCTTCTGAGTCTAGAAATCGACCGCTATACCTTGGCGAGAATCGGGTGAGTCCGACAATACTTCCTGTTTTTTTACAATAACAAAGGTCTCTTGGATGGAAACGATGAAAATCGTGTATATTATGATATATAGCGGCAAAATTCCATTCAAAAAGGGCTTACAGGCTAAAACCCGTAAACCCTTGCTATTACATGGCGGAGGCGTGTGCGAATCGAACACACCGGGACCGGCGTTACCGACCCCCGCCGGATTTGAAGTCCGGGCCCAGCACCAGCTGAAACTCGCCTCCGAAGGATAAGGACAGATTAGCAGAAAAAGCGCCGAAATACAACGGCCAAATCAATATATCCTGTCTATTATGAGTTTTCTCTTATCTGCGTATCCCGCTACGTCCCAAGATGCCTCAAAGTAAGGCTTAGCTGCCTCAAGCTGTTTGGATGTGTTGTAGTGTATTCTCATAACCCTGCCGCCGGCATCGATCCTGTCTCCTGTCTTGGCAAAAAGCTGCACTGAGACAGCCCGGTCAATTTCGTCTTCCTGTTTGAGGCGCCCTCCCCCGAGTGCCCGCAGCCCTTCGCCGACCGACAGCGCGGACAGTCTGGAGAGATATCCTGCCTTATCAGACATGATGTCGCAGAAATATTTTGCCCTAGGCAGTATGTTCTGTGGTTCATCGATAACCCTGAGGTCGCCGCCCTGGGATTTGACCATATCTGCAAATTTGTTGAGTGCGGTGCCGTCACCCAGTGCTTTGGCGCATAATACGGAGCCAGCATCTGGATCAGATGCGACGCCCGCCATGCTGAGCATATAACCTCCCAGGGTGATGCAGAGCTCCCTGGTATCGGCAGGCCCGTTTCCGCCAAGCACCTGAATGGCCTCGTAAACCTCCGCGGCATTACCGATCCACTCTCCCAGCGGCTGTTCCATGTCGGTTATTATTGCGATACATACCCTGCCCAGTTTTCTCGATATCCGCACCAGTTTTTCGGCAAGCGCCGCAGCCTCGTCATTGTTGCGCATAAACGCGCCGCTTCCCGACTTAACGTCAAAAAGAAATCCGTGTGCACCGCCTGCAAGTTTTTTGCTGAGGATGCTGGATGTTATCAACGGGATGGACGGTACTGTACCCGTTACGTCGCGAAGCTTGTAGAACCTGCCCTCGGCAGGGGCAAGCCAGGCAGAATGTCCTGATATGGCACAGCCGATATTTGCCACCTGCTCTGTGAGCCTGTCGCCGGAAAGATGGAGGTCCATCCCAGGTATTGATTCAAGCTTGTCTACTGTCCCTCCCGTATAGCCAAGCGCCGGTCCGCTGAGTTTTGATATTTTTGCGCCGCAGGCGGCCACAAGCGGGACCAGTATAAGCGTAGTTTTGTCCCCAACGCCGCCGGTGCTGTGTTTATCGACTATCCTGTCCGTTGCAGGGTATGTAATGGTATTTCCTGAATGTGCAAGGGCCTCTGTAAAATATACTGTCTCATGATCATCCAGTCCGTTCAGGTATGCCGCCATAAGCCACGCCGAAAGCTGATAGTCTGGTATGGATGCATCCATTACGCCACTGACAAGGTGCTGCAGCTCCGCACGCGTATGATGCCCTCCGTCGCGTTTCTTTTCAATAAATTCCACAACGTTGAACATCAGAGCCTCATTTCCCTCAGAAATGCCGAAATAAGCGTGCAGAGAGAATCAGCGGTATTGTTCATTGAATCCAGAACTTCTTTGTGGGAAAGCCTTTGGTCTGTTATGCCGGCTGCATAGTTTGCAATGCAGGAAATGCCGCATACTCTTATCCCCATATGTCCCGCTACGATGACCTCCGGCACGGTTGACATCCCGACCAGGTCTGCACCCATATTTTTTGCCATGCGTATCTCGGCAGGAGTTTCAAACGAGGGACCGGGAAAGGCAATATAGACGCCCTTTTCAAGCCTTATCCCCTCCTTCTTGGCGGCCCTTTCCAGATCTTTGAGGAACTCGCGGTCATAGGCCATTGTCATGTCGGGAAACCTCGGGCCCCAATAGTCGTTGTTCTCACCTATGAGTGGATTCGTGCCCATATAATTTATATGATCCTCTATAGCTGTTATTGTCCCGGCAGGAATATCTGTATTTATGCCGCCGGAGGCATTTGTTACAAGAAGGGCTTTTATCCCGAGTGAACCCAGGACCCTTATCGGGAATGTCACTTCCTCCATTGTGTAGCCTTCGTAGTAATGCACACGCCCCTGCATTACGGCAACAAGACGGCCCTCAAGAGAGCCGATCACAAGTTTTCCCGCATGTCCGGGAGCAGTAGAATGAGGCCAGTACGGGATATCTGTGTATGGGATCATCTGGGCTCCCTCCACTTTTTCTGCAAGCCTGCCAAGACCTGAGCCCAGTATTATCGCAATATCCGGTCTGAGGTCTGTTTTATTTTCGATGTACCTCATGGCTTCGTTTACCTTTTCGGGAAACAACATTGTTATTCCTCCTGACGTTGACCGGATCTCGGGTGATACTTGTCGTAGTAGTCGCGTATTTCAGTGTCCAGGTGGGTGTATTTCTCTGTTGTCATGATAGATGAATGCCCCAGTATCTCCTGCAATGTCCTCTGATCCATCCCGTTGCGCAGGAGGTGTGTCGCGAATGTGTGGCGAAGCACGTGAGGATGCAGGCGGGACGCGGAGATACCTGCGGATTTCCCTCTTTTATGCAGAATGTGCCACAGGAACTCACGCTGTACCTTTCTGCCCGTCCTAGTCAGAAAAAGCCACGGAAGGGAAAGTTTGTCCATCTGCGGACGGTATTCTGCTATATACTCCTCGACATTTTTTCTTACTGCACCGACATAGGGCACCACTCTTTCCTTGCCGCCCTTGCCCCTTGTGTAGATAAGTCCGCTGCTGCGGTCTATGTCCTTAAGTTTTATGTTGCAGAGCTCAGAGGCCCTCATTCCGACCCCGTAAGCAAGTTCGATAATGGTCCTGTCCCTTCTCCCGAGGATAGTCCCGTCCTCGCACGCGTTGATTATCCTCTGTATCTCTCCCTCTGTCATTATTTCAGGAAGTTTCTCGTCCTTGGATGGCAGAGGGTCGAGTTTCGGCATCTTATCCATTTCTCCGTCATAGACGAGAAAGCGCGTGAAAGAGGCAAGCACCGCGGCGTTGCGCTGTATCGTACTCTTTGACATACCCCTGACTGACTGAGCGCGCAGGAACCTGGATATGCTTTCAGCAGTAAGCTCCTTCGGGTCGTGCTGCATATTTAAGCAGTAAGAGTACCATAACCTTATATCCGAGGAGTATGCCTTAAGTGTATTTTGGCTGCAGCTGCGTTCAAGCAGCAGATAGTCCTCAAATCTGCCGAGAGATCTGAGAAATTTTGCATCGCTGATCTCTGTCAACGGCATTCTTCTGCCGCCTTTCTCGATACATACCAGAAATAAGCCATTATTGTCTTTCCGTCATTAACTTCTCCGGAGTCGATCATCGCGCTTATTTTCTGCGGTGTAAATTTAGAGGAAGAAAGATATTCGTCGTCGTCTTCGGGCAGTTTTGACTGTTCCAGGTCTGTCGCATAATACAAATAAATTTTTTCTGTTGAGTAGCCCGGAGAAGAATAAAACTCAGACACTTTCTCTATTTTGCCCGGTTTGCAACCTATCTCCTCCTGAAGCTCTCTCACTGCAGTTTCAAGAGGATCCTCCCCGGACTCGACTATCCCCGCCGGGATCTCCAACACATCTTTGTCTATTGCATGGCGATACTGTGAAACCATGTGTATGCTGCCGTCTTTATCAACGGCCAGTATAGCCGCGGCGGCTTTATGCTCCACGACCTCCCTGATTTTTTCCGCACCGGATGGGAAAAGCACCGTATCTATACGAAGATTTAGCACCCTGCCCCTGTATTGATATTTCTGTCCAATTATATTTCTGAGGAAATGGCTGCTGCATACCAACATCTCTTCCCCCTTTTCAGATTAATACATACCGGCAGAGACAGAGCAGATCCTTTCACGGGAAAAACTCCGGACATTGATCAGAGCACGGACTATAAAAATTTTTCGGGCGGTTGTCCTGATATTATGGCTTTTACCGTCGAACTTTGTAGAATGTTTTTAGCTATAAACTGTCTCCGAGTTTCAGCCTGCGGCCGCGAAGCCAATCGTTTGCGTTTTGTATTTTCCCGCCTTCAGGCTGGACGCTGATAAGCTTTAATGCCCCTGCCCCGCAGGCGATGACAGGCATTCCGTCCTCTATCGCAATTACAGTTCCTGCGGTCCCGTTTTTTTCTGCAAGCTGGGCACTGTATATCCTTAGTCGCCTTGAGTTTATCATACAGTAAGTTCCGGACGAGGAGCTCAGTGCACGTATAGTATTATAAAGTTTTATTGAAGGCTCATTCCAGTCAAGCCTTCCCTCATGTTTTTCGATCTTAGGCGCCGATGAGGCCCCGCCCTCTGATTGCTGAGTAAAAACCCATTCTGAAGGATCAACATCACAGATGTAATGAAGCATGGCTTCCGTACCGGCTTTCGCACACTTGCTCAGCAGCGACGCAGTGTCATCAGATTCCTCTATAGGAATCGGCACCTGAGCGAGTATCGGCCCGGAGTCCATACCCGCGTCGAGCCTGAATAGCGTTACCCCTGTTATCTTAAGGCCATCCATGATCGCCCTCTGTACCGGAGCCGACCCTCTATATGCTGGAAGCAGCGAAGGATGGATATTTATACAGCACAGGGGAGCCATCGTAAGCAGGGGTTCTTTTAAAATATGTCCGAAATCTATGACCAGCATCAGATCAGGCAGATTGTTTCTGATCCATTCCAGCAGTTCGGTATCGGCGGAAATTTTTTCTGTCGTTCGGCATGTGAGCCCCAATGCCTGTGCTGCCAGCTGAACAGGTGTGCTGCGACATTCCAGGCCTCTTCCTGCAGGTTTCGGCGAGTTGGTTATGACCCATACAGGCTTGATTCTTTCGTATAGGCAGGCAAGGCATTCAGCAGCAAAACTGCCGGAGCCGAAAAATCCAACTTTGATCTTATTTGTCATATGGCCTCAGCCGCTTTTTTGGATATTTTTTTCTTTAGGAACTGTCTCTTCAGCGGCGAAACTCTGTCAATAAGCAGCCTGCCGTTGAGATGATCGATCTCATGCGAAAAGACACAGGCAAGGAAGCCGGCGACATCTTTTTCATGCTGTTCTCCGCTCTCATCTTTGTACCTGACCCGCAGCCTTTCCGGCGCTTCTACTTTCTCATATATGCCGGGAAAACTGAGGCAGCCCTCCTCAACAACCGCCGAACCTTCTTTTTCTATTATTTCAGGGTTTATCAGCACATGTTTCTCATCGTGACAGTCTATGACAATTATTTTTTCACTCAGGCCTATCTGCGGCGCAGCCAGGCCTATGCCGTCAAAAACATACATAGTATCCCACATATCTGTAAGGATAGATTTTAGCCGTTCATCAAAACTTTCAACAGCCTCCGTGGTTCCGCGAAGGACCGGATCAGGATAAACATGGATTTTTCTGACAGACATTGAATAGGTCTCCTCCAAATATATTGCTTTCATTCATACATATATTTTAACAGAAATCCCCATGCCTGCATAAAAAGGCACGGGGAAGAAATATTAAAAATGTTTTTTACGTCCGAAGATTTTTTAAGCTTCCGAATCCTCAGCCTGCTTCAGGAAATCGCCTATCGTTACATTTGTCTCTTCCTGCGGCATATGATTGTTCTGATTATCGGATCTCTTCCTGTCTCCGCCCGTTGTACTGCGGCGGCGGGGACGATCATCCTTTTTCTGTCCGTCTGCACTCTGAGGAGCATCCTCACGGGGAGCGCGCTTTACGGGCTCTTCATGTGCGGGACGCAGGCTCAGGCGAATACGGCGCTCCGATGGGTTGACCTCTAGGATCCTTGCCGTGATTTCCTGACCCTCAGCAAGGATCTCCCTGGGGTTCTCTACCCTCTGCTGGCTGATCTGCGATATATGGATCAGTCCTTCTATACCCTCTTCGAGCTCTACAAAGGCACCAAAATCTGCAAGCCTCACTACTTTAACAGGGACTTCCTGATCCTTCTGGTACTTCTCAGCAGCGTCCTTCCAAGGATCTTTCAGCTGCTTGTATCCCAGGCTGATCCTTTTGCGGGCCGTGTCGACCTCGATGATCGAGACTTCCACTTTTTGGCCTTTTTTAAGGACTTCCTTCGGGTGCTTTATACGCGTCCAGCTCAGGTCTCCTATGTGTATGAGACCCTCAATGCCAGGCTCTATCTCTACAAATGCGCCGAATTCTGTCAGGTTGGTCACAGTTCCCTCTGTCGTCCTGCCGGCTGTCCAGCGTTCCGCAACAGAGTCCCACGGATCGTCAAGCGTCTGTCTGATGCTAAGGGATATCCTGTTGTTTTCTTTGTCTATGCCGATGACCTTGACTTTGACGTGGTCACCCTTGCTGACGATATCCTTAGCCTTTGCATTGCGCTGCCATGACAGTTCGCTTACGTGGACGAGCCCTTCTACCGCACCGAGATTTACGAAAACACCAAACGATGTGATGCTGCTGACGTCGCCTTCAAGCACATCTCCCTCTTTGATCTGTTCGTAGAATGACTGGCGAAGACCTGCCATCTCTGCTTCAATAAGGCTGCGGCGCGAGAATACGAGGCGACGCTTCCGGCGGTCCTTTTCAATCAGCTTGACAGGGAAATCCTGCTCCAGCAGGTGCCCGGGATTGACCCCGCGTCCCTCTTCTGCGAGATGTGAAATGGGAATGAATCCTTCGATCCCGCGGCAGCTGACAATAAGCCCTCCCTTTACCTTACGGATACCCTTGACATCAATGGTATCATTTTTTTCAAGGTCTTCTTCAATCTTGTTCCAGCGTTCGTCGAACTCGCAGCGCCAACGGCTCAAAAGGAGCTGCGTGTCTTCGCCCTGACCGATGTTTGTGATCTGGACCCTGACCTTTGCTCCGTTCTCCGGCTCCGGTGTCTCTTCGACGAGAACTCTGTGCGTCCACTCCTTGCGGGGAAGAAATCCCTCGCATTTATAGCCGACGTCAACAAGCCAGCCGTCTTCACGGGTATCAACGATTGTGCCTTCCACGATCTTGCCGCGATGGAAATCGCCCATCACGTCAAACTGCTGCATCATTTCTTCCATCGTTTCTTCTTTTTCCTGTGTTGCCTGTGTTTCCATCACTTCTTCGGTGCGAAGCTCGTCAACCATACCCAACATCCTCCTGCTTACATTATGTTTAATTTTTTAATCAGTTCTTTTATTAGCCAGTCAGGTGTGCTTCCGCCTGCCGCTATTCCTATTCTTTCTCTGTTTTCCAGCCACCCCCTGTCAAGTTCGTCTGCGTGTTCGATCCATATTGTCGACACTCCGGCATCTATGGCGATCTCCGCCAGCTTGCGTGTATTTGCACTGTTGCGTCCGCCAAGAACAATCATTCCGTCGACCTGAGATGCCAGCTGACAGACGGACTCCTGACGGGCAAGCGTTGCCTTGCATATTGTATTATATACCTTAATTTCAGGAGATATAGATACAAATGCGCCTACAAGCGCGACAAAAGATGCAACTTTCTGTGTAGTCTGGCTCAGGATGCCGCACCTCCGGCCCTTTAACGATTCAGGGATATTGCTTTCGGAGGAGATAACTTCGACTTTTCCGTCCACATATCCCATTATCCCCTGTACCTCAGGATGTTCCAGGTCGCCTGATATTACCACTATATAACCCTCTTTGGAAAGTGCCCTTGCCCTTTCCTGTGCTGTCTTCACAAAAGGACATGTCCCATCCACGACCAATGAACTCCGCATGCGCAGAGTTTCGTAAACCTGAGGTGTTATCCCGTGCGCACGGACGAATGATACGGCTCCAATCGGAACATCCTCAGGGGAATCGACTACGACGAGCCCCAGCCTGCATAGGCGCTCTACTTCCTGTGGGTTGTGTATCGGACTCCCAAGCGAATATACCGCTTTTGTGCGATGCAGTTCCCGTTCAAGTGTCGAAATGGCCCTTTTTACTCCAAAACAGAGCCCTGTGGGGTTCGCTATGAAAATGTCCATTACGTCCGCCGATCCCCCTGTTCAATGTGTTTTAAACATTTTGGGAGTGCATCTCTGAGAACTTCTTCCACAGAGAAAGAGTCTAAATCATACCATTCAGCCGGTTCAAAATGTTTAAACCATGTCATCTGTCTGCGCGAGAAAACTTTTGTCGAACGGATGTCTCCGAGAAGCGCCTCCTCAAAAGTGCATCCGCCGCTCAGATACCTGACCAGCTCTCTGTAACCGAATCCCTGCATCGCAGGAAGCCTCGGCGAATATCCCTTTGAAAGCAACCATTCTACCTCTTCGGGATAGCCGCTTGCAAACTGTATTTTAACCCGTTCCTCGATGTTCCTGTACAGATTTTTCCTGTTCCTTATCAGGCCTATATATAAAATATTATAAGGAGATGTGATCTTATTCTGCCGATCATACCACCAGGTCGCATTTTTCCCTGTTATGCGGAATATTTCAAGAGCACGCATAGTCCTGACAGGGTCGTTAGGATGTATCTTCTCTGACGCCATCGGGTCTATCAGCTTCAATTCACTATGCAGTACCTCAAGCCCCTTAGCCTCTATTTCTTTTTCGATCTGTTCACGAACAGCCGAGTCTTTGGGCAGGCCTTCAGACAGTGATCCGCAGAGCGCTTTATAATAAAATGGCGTCCCTCCTATAAGCAGCGGGATCCTGCCCCTTGCGATGATCCGCGTGACAGCGTCGGACGCCTGCGAAGCAAAATCCGCAGCCGAATATATCTGGTCGGGGTCAACTATGTCTATAAGATGGTGAAGCACCTGCCTGCGTATTTCACATGAGACCTTGTCTGTGCCTACATCAAGATAGCGGTACACCTGACGGGAATCTACGGATATGACCTCGGCGTTCAGTCTCGCCGCCAGTTCGAGGCTGAACATTGTCTTACCGACGGCAGTCGGTCCGATTATCGCAACAACTGGTATCCCTTTGCTTGCTTTCTTTTCCATCAGCGTTCGAACCATTCTTCAAGCCGTCTGTTTTCCAGTATAAACAAGGTAGGCCTGCCGTGCGGGCATGTATACGGCGTGCCGCACCGCTCAAGCCTCTGAAGAAGCGCCATAGCCTCTTCCCTCTCCATCTTCTGTCCCAGTTTGACTGCATCGCGGCAGGCAAGCCTTGCCAGCCTCCACCATACCTCCATGTCACGTTTTGCCGGGTCATGTTCGACCTCGATACCGCGCATCGCTGAACGAAGCATGTCAAGCGGGGAAATATGCCCCTTACCGCGCAGCAGCGGGACTCCTGTCAGCATTGCTCCGTCCACTGTGAAACCGAGTTTGCCCAGCTCTCCGATGCTGACCCTGATTTCAGGCAGCAGCGCCGCAGGTATTTCAACAGGAACTGCAAGTGTCTGTGTCAAAATAGAATCCTTGAACGAGGAAGATATCTCCTCAAAAAGAATCCTCTCGTGCGCGGCGTGAGGGTCCATAACAGCCAGCCCCTGCGGAAAATCAAAAAGGAGAAAGCCGCTTGCCGTTTGTCCTATATAGTTCCTGTCTGATGTGATATTTTTATCGCCTATCCCCTTCTCGGCCTGGGTGAATACGGTTTCAGCATGGCTTGCAGTCCTATCCCATTCCTGTTTTGTCACCGGACGCCATGGGACCTGGCTGAAAAGAGGGGCTGTTCGGTCAAAATCTGGCTGAAGCATGCCGGAGTCAGTCTCAAGCCGATGCGGGCCAAATTGAGATCCGGCCCATGGGTTCTGATGTATTGAAAAACGTTTTGAAAAAACATTCTGGGCATTATCATAAACCAGCTTAAAAATCTCCTGAG contains the following coding sequences:
- the tmk gene encoding dTMP kinase; the protein is MFITFEGLDGSGKSTQARMFTDWLNKKQDRHAVLTREPGGWEGVAVLRDIVISGRLKHPWSEAYLFMLDRAEHVANVIQPSLDKGLDVVCERYQDSTIAYQVWGRGLPLEIFQELARLSAFPVPDVTIFFDVPAETALERTARRGMPDTFESEGMPFMTKIREGYLALARSEPERWIQLDCSYGDEEVVFGSLLKALEMRGFFCD
- a CDS encoding thymidine phosphorylase, whose product is MFNVVEFIEKKRDGGHHTRAELQHLVSGVMDASIPDYQLSAWLMAAYLNGLDDHETVYFTEALAHSGNTITYPATDRIVDKHSTGGVGDKTTLILVPLVAACGAKISKLSGPALGYTGGTVDKLESIPGMDLHLSGDRLTEQVANIGCAISGHSAWLAPAEGRFYKLRDVTGTVPSIPLITSSILSKKLAGGAHGFLFDVKSGSGAFMRNNDEAAALAEKLVRISRKLGRVCIAIITDMEQPLGEWIGNAAEVYEAIQVLGGNGPADTRELCITLGGYMLSMAGVASDPDAGSVLCAKALGDGTALNKFADMVKSQGGDLRVIDEPQNILPRAKYFCDIMSDKAGYLSRLSALSVGEGLRALGGGRLKQEDEIDRAVSVQLFAKTGDRIDAGGRVMRIHYNTSKQLEAAKPYFEASWDVAGYADKRKLIIDRIY
- a CDS encoding purine-nucleoside phosphorylase — protein: MLFPEKVNEAMRYIENKTDLRPDIAIILGSGLGRLAEKVEGAQMIPYTDIPYWPHSTAPGHAGKLVIGSLEGRLVAVMQGRVHYYEGYTMEEVTFPIRVLGSLGIKALLVTNASGGINTDIPAGTITAIEDHINYMGTNPLIGENNDYWGPRFPDMTMAYDREFLKDLERAAKKEGIRLEKGVYIAFPGPSFETPAEIRMAKNMGADLVGMSTVPEVIVAGHMGIRVCGISCIANYAAGITDQRLSHKEVLDSMNNTADSLCTLISAFLREMRL
- a CDS encoding tyrosine-type recombinase/integrase yields the protein MPLTEISDAKFLRSLGRFEDYLLLERSCSQNTLKAYSSDIRLWYSYCLNMQHDPKELTAESISRFLRAQSVRGMSKSTIQRNAAVLASFTRFLVYDGEMDKMPKLDPLPSKDEKLPEIMTEGEIQRIINACEDGTILGRRDRTIIELAYGVGMRASELCNIKLKDIDRSSGLIYTRGKGGKERVVPYVGAVRKNVEEYIAEYRPQMDKLSLPWLFLTRTGRKVQREFLWHILHKRGKSAGISASRLHPHVLRHTFATHLLRNGMDQRTLQEILGHSSIMTTEKYTHLDTEIRDYYDKYHPRSGQRQEE
- a CDS encoding NUDIX hydrolase; protein product: MLVCSSHFLRNIIGQKYQYRGRVLNLRIDTVLFPSGAEKIREVVEHKAAAAILAVDKDGSIHMVSQYRHAIDKDVLEIPAGIVESGEDPLETAVRELQEEIGCKPGKIEKVSEFYSSPGYSTEKIYLYYATDLEQSKLPEDDDEYLSSSKFTPQKISAMIDSGEVNDGKTIMAYFWYVSRKAAEECR
- the fmt gene encoding methionyl-tRNA formyltransferase, with translation MTNKIKVGFFGSGSFAAECLACLYERIKPVWVITNSPKPAGRGLECRSTPVQLAAQALGLTCRTTEKISADTELLEWIRNNLPDLMLVIDFGHILKEPLLTMAPLCCINIHPSLLPAYRGSAPVQRAIMDGLKITGVTLFRLDAGMDSGPILAQVPIPIEESDDTASLLSKCAKAGTEAMLHYICDVDPSEWVFTQQSEGGASSAPKIEKHEGRLDWNEPSIKLYNTIRALSSSSGTYCMINSRRLRIYSAQLAEKNGTAGTVIAIEDGMPVIACGAGALKLISVQPEGGKIQNANDWLRGRRLKLGDSL
- the def gene encoding peptide deformylase, which encodes MSVRKIHVYPDPVLRGTTEAVESFDERLKSILTDMWDTMYVFDGIGLAAPQIGLSEKIIVIDCHDEKHVLINPEIIEKEGSAVVEEGCLSFPGIYEKVEAPERLRVRYKDESGEQHEKDVAGFLACVFSHEIDHLNGRLLIDRVSPLKRQFLKKKISKKAAEAI
- a CDS encoding S1 RNA-binding domain-containing protein yields the protein MVDELRTEEVMETQATQEKEETMEEMMQQFDVMGDFHRGKIVEGTIVDTREDGWLVDVGYKCEGFLPRKEWTHRVLVEETPEPENGAKVRVQITNIGQGEDTQLLLSRWRCEFDERWNKIEEDLEKNDTIDVKGIRKVKGGLIVSCRGIEGFIPISHLAEEGRGVNPGHLLEQDFPVKLIEKDRRKRRLVFSRRSLIEAEMAGLRQSFYEQIKEGDVLEGDVSSITSFGVFVNLGAVEGLVHVSELSWQRNAKAKDIVSKGDHVKVKVIGIDKENNRISLSIRQTLDDPWDSVAERWTAGRTTEGTVTNLTEFGAFVEIEPGIEGLIHIGDLSWTRIKHPKEVLKKGQKVEVSIIEVDTARKRISLGYKQLKDPWKDAAEKYQKDQEVPVKVVRLADFGAFVELEEGIEGLIHISQISQQRVENPREILAEGQEITARILEVNPSERRIRLSLRPAHEEPVKRAPREDAPQSADGQKKDDRPRRRSTTGGDRKRSDNQNNHMPQEETNVTIGDFLKQAEDSEA
- the ispH gene encoding 4-hydroxy-3-methylbut-2-enyl diphosphate reductase produces the protein MDIFIANPTGLCFGVKRAISTLERELHRTKAVYSLGSPIHNPQEVERLCRLGLVVVDSPEDVPIGAVSFVRAHGITPQVYETLRMRSSLVVDGTCPFVKTAQERARALSKEGYIVVISGDLEHPEVQGIMGYVDGKVEVISSESNIPESLKGRRCGILSQTTQKVASFVALVGAFVSISPEIKVYNTICKATLARQESVCQLASQVDGMIVLGGRNSANTRKLAEIAIDAGVSTIWIEHADELDRGWLENRERIGIAAGGSTPDWLIKELIKKLNIM
- the miaA gene encoding tRNA (adenosine(37)-N6)-dimethylallyltransferase MiaA, with protein sequence MEKKASKGIPVVAIIGPTAVGKTMFSLELAARLNAEVISVDSRQVYRYLDVGTDKVSCEIRRQVLHHLIDIVDPDQIYSAADFASQASDAVTRIIARGRIPLLIGGTPFYYKALCGSLSEGLPKDSAVREQIEKEIEAKGLEVLHSELKLIDPMASEKIHPNDPVRTMRALEIFRITGKNATWWYDRQNKITSPYNILYIGLIRNRKNLYRNIEERVKIQFASGYPEEVEWLLSKGYSPRLPAMQGFGYRELVRYLSGGCTFEEALLGDIRSTKVFSRRQMTWFKHFEPAEWYDLDSFSVEEVLRDALPKCLKHIEQGDRRT